From Dehalococcoidia bacterium, a single genomic window includes:
- a CDS encoding OsmC family protein yields the protein MTTATTLNGVNVSQLIETIGAIKQNPDLARFKFRASTVWEGGGRSKTTIQGFYGAGQEDTSRQQPFTLIGDEPPVLLGANAGPNAVEAVLHAIASCLAVGFVYNAAAQGITVRSLSFDLEGDLDLHGFLGLSDTIRPGYSGITVKYHVDADAPRDKIEELCAYVQKTSPVLDIVRNPVPVSVQLAD from the coding sequence ATGACAACGGCAACGACTCTCAACGGCGTCAACGTCTCGCAACTGATCGAGACCATCGGCGCCATCAAGCAGAACCCGGACCTTGCCCGCTTCAAGTTCCGGGCCAGCACGGTCTGGGAAGGTGGTGGTCGCAGCAAGACCACAATCCAGGGCTTCTACGGCGCCGGCCAGGAGGACACGTCGCGGCAGCAGCCCTTCACACTGATCGGCGACGAACCGCCCGTGCTGCTGGGCGCCAACGCCGGCCCCAACGCCGTCGAGGCGGTCCTTCACGCCATCGCCTCCTGCCTCGCCGTCGGCTTCGTGTATAACGCCGCCGCGCAGGGCATCACCGTGCGCTCGCTGTCCTTCGACCTCGAGGGTGACCTCGACCTGCACGGCTTCCTTGGCCTGTCCGACACCATCCGCCCCGGCTACAGCGGTATCACCGTGAAGTACCACGTGGATGCGGACGCGCCGCGCGACAAGATCGAGGAGCTCTGCGCCTACGTCCAGAAGACGTCGCCCGTCCTCGACATCGTGCGCAACCCTGTGCCGGTCTCGGTCCAGCTCGCGGACTGA